Genomic window (Capricornis sumatraensis isolate serow.1 chromosome 1, serow.2, whole genome shotgun sequence):
GAAACTGCcacagatattttatttaatattaagacAGAACTTTACCTAAACAGATATGagtattttctattttactcTTCAGAAGCCAAGCTTTAAAGGATTTTCATGGAGCATTTAGATAGGTTTGTTTTATGCTGCCAAGGAGGTGGTCTATTTTTGTGgttgtctttctctctgtgtgtgttagtcactcagtcatgtctgactcttagcgactccatgaactgtagccctccagtctccgctgtccatgggattttctaggcaagaattctggaggggATAGCCATGCCCTTcgccaaaggatcttcccaacccagggatcgaaccagagtcttctgcactgcaagcagatacTTCACTATCTGAGTTACCAAGGAAGCCGACCATGGTTTCTTTCTCTACCATGCCTGAAATCAAACGAAAACATTAACTTAAAGGTAACTAATATTTACAGTTCTATTATtggtgtatctttttttttcccccctaaaaatGAGGCACACAAGTATTCTGCCCCCTGGAGGACTATAAAAGTAGTTCCCTACTGTGACCTATCAACTACAGCCCTGACTATTGGGCAGCACAGATACCGCGAGTTCTGTGGGGCGGGGCCTCCGTGGGGGCGGGACCGCCGAGGGGCGGGGCTTAGCGTGACATTTTACGACGAAGATTCCACTGGCGTCACTTGCAATATCTTTGGCCGTCTGGTGCGCTGACTAATCGGTGTGAGGTGCTGAAGACTAGAAGGCGAGAGGCTCAGCCCAGCGCCCGACGCCGATACCCCTGAAGCCTGGACTGCAAGACCACAGGGAGGCAGTCCCGGAGCTCTGAGGACTCGCCCACCATCGCGCCGTCCTGCGCCCCAGCTGGCCCGCACCGCGTCACAGCGTGCAGGACTGAGCTCCTCGTTGCCCTCTGCCAGGCCCCAGAAGTGCCGTCCTTCGGTCGAACTGATGGGCAGCAGGCCTCGAAGCCCCGGTGCGTACTCCTCTGACCGATGGGGAAACCAGGCCGGAGAACCCGGCCCTGCCAAGCGCCGCCGAACGGAGGAGCGCGCGCGCCCCGAGTCCGAGTCCGAGACGGCGCCCAGCGTCGACAACCTGACAGGATCTACGGCTGCGGGCGCGCTGACACGCCTGCTGGTTCTGCCCGCTGGCTGTGCCCTGCATCTGCCCCTGGACGACGTAGATCTGGTGCTGGAGCCCGAGCCCACGTCCGTGCTGCAGGTGGCTCTCGGAGATTTCATCCTCACACTGGTCCCCGAGGCCCTCTTGGGCTCGAGGGTGGAAGGCCCGTCGGGACAGGTCCTTGAACGGGCCGCTGTCCTGAGCCCTCCCAGGGAGTACACGGCTCTGGAACCGGGATTCTGCGGAGCTGTGCCAGAGGTCGCCTGCGAAGAAGAGACCAGCGGGGACGACGCCGACTCGGGCTCTGACTTCCTGTCACCAGGGATGGATCCGGCAGGCGGCCTCATCGCTGGGCTCCGCAGCCCAGACGCCAGGGTGTGGCGCTCCGACGCACAGGGCTTCTTCCCAGAGTTCTGGCCTCGGGCGCCTAACCCTAGTCCAGAGAGATGCTCTCCTCACCACGACGACCACCTAGACGTGCACTTTCTGGAGCCCTTCCCTGACTCACCACTCCAACCTCTACCGCCCTTTCCAAGTCCGAGCCCTCACGAGCGCCCCCCGCGCCCTCACGGTCCTGCGCCCAAGGCTCGGAGATGTCTGTTTCCAGAATGAACTACGCTCTGGTCCACAAGCACACAGCTGTAGCTACCATCCTGGCGGCCCAATGGACTTCCCACTGTCCTTTACATTGAAAGTCCTACAACCTGGAAATTAAGCATCTCATGTGCCTTGtaccaacagttttttttttccctttcagactGCCTGTAGTGGCAGAAGAAGACGTCAAGAAGAGAAAGCAGATTCTAGACCTCATCTTTGAAATGGAAAATCTGTCCAGAGATACCAGACAATGTGTTTTCTGACGTCTGGACTTTTTTACGCATCATTCTCAGGCCTCTCCATTCCCCTTCCTTTCGCATCAGTTATTTTCTCTCAAATTCTACTCTCTCTCGCACCATACGGTTACTACCCTATTGCTCCCCCAAACAGGAAATTGCTGGGGATTTCTCATGTTGTTAATTTCCTTCCTTATATGTTTTCTCATGAATTTATTATAAAGATATTTTGCCagagcttttctctttcttggtgtTTGGAGCTGCTCCCTTGGAAAACTGCAAAATAGTATAATGGGTGCCAAACATAGCATGATGTTTGTTCTTAGCTTCTTCTTAACCTGAGGAAATTCGCTTCCATTTAGAATTCTACCTCGAATTTTTTCTTATTATCaaacttcttttaaaacattaatttattaccacatttgtttcacatttttataagagaaataaaatctaatggtatttatatgtatatatatatactgtttatATACATCAACATGCTTTGCCATTTCTTCTCTACTATTTTATTCTTACATTCCACTCTCAAAGtctagcctcagttttcttgctgaagaatatcctttaaaaattgttcttAAACTATATCATATTACAGTAAACTATCTTGGTTTTGTAAATctcaacatgtttttatgtagcATACTCTCCTAAGTCTCTTATtactgaaaatgttttattatatattcattCCTAGTTTTAATGTGACATTAAAGtgctttaaagattaaaaattttgctatttttgttgaagtacagttcatttacattgttgtgttagtttctggtgtacagcaaagtgattcagatatatgtattatttttcatattcttttccattatggtttgggGCTtttctgatagttcagttggtaaagaatcagcctgcaatgcaggagaccccggtttgattcctgggtcaggaagatctgctggagaagggataggctgcccactccagtattcttgggcttccctagtggatcagctggtaaagaatctgcccagaacccaggagacctgggttcaatccctgggttggaaagatcccctggagaagggaaaggctacccactccagtattctggcctggagaattccatggggttgcaaagaattggacatgactgagtgactttcacttttccattatggtttattacaagatattgaatatagtttcacttttccactatggtttagtacagaatattgaacatagttccccatgctatacagtaggactttattgtttatctactttatatatatatatatagtagtttgtatctgctagtCCCAAGTTCCTAATTGATCCCTCTCCCACCCACTGTCCCCTTTGGTAAGCATAAGATTGCTTTCTATGtctctgattctgtttctgttttgtaaatccattcatttgtatcatagtttagattctacatataagtggtatgatatttgtctttctctgacttatttcacttcgtATGAtactctcaaggtccatccatattgttgcaaatggcattacttcattctttttatggttgagtagtattccactgtatacgtATACCGTAtctcttttatccattcatctgtggatggacatttagactgttgccatgttttggctattttaaatagtgttaccatgaacactgaggtgcctgtgtcttttcaaatcagagttttctctggatatttgcccaggagtgagattgctggaccaTACAGcaactgtttttagtttttttaagaaacctcctgggcttcccttggggttcagtggtaaagaatctgcctgccaatacaggagacatgggttcaatccctggtctgggaagaccccacatgcagcagagcaactaagcccttgtacCATAATTACTGAgagtgtgctctagagcccaggaaccacaactactgagccatgagccacaactactgaagaccCTGCACCTACAGCCTgtactccacaactagagaagccacccaaatgagaagcccactcaccccaactagagaaaagtctgagcagcaacaaagacccagcactgccaataaataaataaataaataaaattttaaaaaggaacctccatactgttattCATAATAGCTGTAGCAGTTTACATTCCTTTCAACacgtaggaggat
Coding sequences:
- the LOC138076922 gene encoding proline-rich protein 23B-like, translating into MGSRPRSPGAYSSDRWGNQAGEPGPAKRRRTEERARPESESETAPSVDNLTGSTAAGALTRLLVLPAGCALHLPLDDVDLVLEPEPTSVLQVALGDFILTLVPEALLGSRVEGPSGQVLERAAVLSPPREYTALEPGFCGAVPEVACEEETSGDDADSGSDFLSPGMDPAGGLIAGLRSPDARVWRSDAQGFFPEFWPRAPNPSPERCSPHHDDHLDVHFLEPFPDSPLQPLPPFPSPSPHERPPRPHGPAPKARRCLFPE